A part of Candidatus Binatia bacterium genomic DNA contains:
- a CDS encoding FAD-dependent monooxygenase — protein sequence MSRQAWDVAILGGGFAGQLLARQLRRQMPGLAIAVFEKNTETSFKVGEATVEIGASYLVRRQGLLRYLYDRHYPKNGLRYFFDNEQKSASLQSMSEIGPVNFPFHAAFQIDRARIESDLREMNAESGIEMRTGVRAVPVDVRDDGGMHTIRVEGPLGTETHTARWVVDAAGRADLLARAKNLRVREDEHRIGAVWGRFGDVVDIDSVGPSEFHERVRHSTRGLSTVHFWYPGYWIWFIPLRDGVTSVGVVGLPATEAPGIRSAEGFRAFLDSHAAVRSLMAGSSPIDVGSFSQIAYNTKAFFSQARWGLVGEAATAADPLYSPGTDFIALENDMLCDLVERDLGGSGACEIAERVQLYNDFLQFRQEATLNLYRGQYPTFGSFELTRVKWELDIASYFNLWVTSYMQDQHLDRAWLKSQMRLRPLVLQALCTFGDLFRDVAKTLREEGRFYARNLGEFSFGLENIDFISEVGLPRSRRRVLEKQTEIFNTVRRSSAELLGRAASPEIPPLPLSAFVGNQPIV from the coding sequence GTGAGCCGCCAGGCGTGGGACGTCGCGATCCTCGGCGGCGGCTTCGCTGGCCAGCTGCTGGCGCGCCAGCTTCGTCGCCAGATGCCCGGCCTCGCCATCGCCGTATTCGAGAAGAACACCGAGACTTCGTTCAAGGTCGGCGAGGCGACCGTCGAGATCGGTGCGAGCTACCTCGTGCGTCGCCAGGGCCTGCTGCGCTACCTCTACGACCGTCATTATCCGAAGAACGGCTTGCGCTATTTCTTCGACAACGAGCAGAAGAGCGCTTCCCTGCAGAGCATGAGCGAGATCGGGCCGGTCAACTTCCCGTTTCACGCCGCTTTCCAGATCGATCGCGCCCGCATCGAGTCCGACCTTCGCGAGATGAACGCCGAGAGCGGCATCGAGATGCGCACCGGTGTGCGCGCTGTTCCGGTCGACGTTCGCGACGACGGCGGCATGCACACGATCCGCGTCGAAGGACCGCTCGGCACCGAGACGCATACGGCACGCTGGGTCGTCGATGCCGCCGGCCGCGCCGACCTGCTCGCACGCGCGAAGAACCTTCGCGTCCGCGAGGACGAGCACCGCATCGGCGCCGTCTGGGGCCGCTTCGGCGATGTCGTCGACATCGACAGCGTCGGTCCGTCGGAGTTTCACGAGCGGGTGCGCCATTCGACGCGCGGCCTGTCGACGGTGCACTTCTGGTACCCCGGCTACTGGATCTGGTTCATTCCGCTGAGGGACGGCGTCACGAGCGTCGGCGTCGTCGGCCTCCCGGCCACCGAGGCGCCGGGCATCCGCAGCGCCGAGGGCTTCCGCGCTTTTCTCGACAGCCACGCGGCCGTGCGCTCGCTGATGGCCGGCTCTTCGCCGATCGACGTCGGCAGCTTTTCGCAGATCGCCTACAACACGAAGGCGTTCTTCAGCCAGGCGCGCTGGGGCCTGGTCGGCGAGGCTGCGACGGCGGCCGATCCGCTGTACAGCCCGGGCACCGATTTCATCGCCCTCGAGAACGACATGCTGTGCGACCTGGTCGAGCGCGACCTCGGCGGCAGCGGTGCGTGCGAGATCGCCGAGCGAGTGCAGCTCTACAACGACTTCCTCCAGTTCCGCCAGGAAGCGACGCTGAACCTCTACCGCGGGCAGTACCCGACGTTCGGCAGCTTCGAGCTGACGCGCGTCAAATGGGAGCTCGACATCGCTTCCTATTTCAACCTTTGGGTTACGTCGTACATGCAGGACCAGCACCTGGACCGCGCCTGGCTGAAGAGCCAGATGCGCCTGCGGCCGCTGGTGCTGCAGGCCCTGTGCACCTTCGGCGACCTGTTCCGTGACGTCGCGAAGACGCTGCGGGAAGAAGGCCGCTTTTACGCGCGCAACCTCGGCGAATTCTCGTTCGGCCTGGAGAACATCGATTTCATTTCGGAAGTCGGGCTGCCGCGCTCGCGCAGGCGCGTTCTCGAGAAGCAGACCGAGATCTTCAATACCGTCCGGCGCAGCTCCGCGGAGCTGCTCGGCCGGGCGGCTTCCCCGGAAATCCCGCCGCTGCCGCTTTCCGCATTCGTCGGCAACCAGCCCATCGTCTGA
- a CDS encoding dockerin type I domain-containing protein has product MGSVTNMGIVRGFTLAAALLALPAAAHAQFSSTTTTTTLFTGTTTTTMFTPVDVSSGGDFEGSFPAGSFDEYTFTLDAPRVLVAETTNGFGGCPGDTIVELLHPGAPSNCAGQYGDDLPCMAFDDDSGIALCSRLVHRILQPGTYLIRVSVYGGGKLNRYFLHVEFDEEQCGNGKVEITEQCDDGNLADGDCCSSSCMFDANGAFCDDGLFCDGTDSCDGAGHCSKHSGQICPGPDGDANCAESCSDAAGGCTGPDPNGSPCDDGIFCNGTDTCLNGTCSVHSGNPCAGPDGDSNCSESCSELNKTCTAPDPDGSVCNDGVFCNGSDHCLGGACNVHSGNPCPGPDGDGNCSESCNEGNNTCTAPDPDGAACNDGLFCNGTDSCHSGSCSAHSGSPCPGPDGDANCAESCNEQGKTCNAPDPNGSPCEDGLFCDGTDTCQSGHCSAHSGNPCPGPDGDANCSETCSEPLKSCEGADANGSPCNDGIFCNGTDSCLNGSCSVHSGNPCPGPDGDANCSETCNEQTAACTAPDPDGSPCSDGSFCDGADSCSGGACSIHAGNPCPGPDGDANCSESCDENKHACTAPDPDGSACDDGLFCDGTDTCAGGNCSQHSAPACPGPDGDSDCSESCSDSAAGCTGPDPNGSPCDDGIFCNGADFCQNGACSGHAGSPCPGADGDGNCSESCNENTKACDAPDPDGSACDDGVFCNGADSCDGGLCGFHPGDPCPGPNGDGNCSQSCNEQAKACEGPDPDGSACDDAVFCNGADTCSGGACSVHAGDPCPGPDGDGNCAESCDEQAKACDAPDAFGSWCDDGNPCTVTSSCDGDGNCAGGAPTNCNDNDDCTTDACTNGGLGCSHTPIPNCPAVTCGDVNGDSSIKASDALSILKAAVGGTQCQGKVCVCDVNSSGTLTASDALLVLKFSVGIQVTLACNC; this is encoded by the coding sequence ATGGGCTCCGTGACAAACATGGGGATCGTTCGAGGGTTCACGCTGGCGGCGGCTCTGCTTGCGCTTCCGGCCGCAGCCCACGCGCAGTTTTCGTCGACGACCACGACGACGACGTTGTTCACCGGTACCACGACCACGACGATGTTCACTCCGGTGGACGTCAGCTCCGGCGGGGACTTCGAGGGAAGCTTCCCGGCCGGCTCCTTCGACGAGTACACGTTCACGCTGGATGCTCCGCGCGTGCTGGTCGCCGAGACCACCAACGGCTTTGGAGGCTGCCCCGGCGACACGATCGTCGAGCTGCTGCATCCCGGTGCGCCGTCCAACTGCGCCGGCCAGTACGGCGACGACCTTCCGTGCATGGCCTTCGACGACGACTCGGGAATCGCGCTGTGCTCGCGCCTCGTGCACCGCATCCTGCAGCCGGGAACCTACCTGATCCGCGTTTCCGTCTACGGAGGCGGAAAGCTCAACCGCTACTTCCTGCACGTCGAGTTCGACGAGGAGCAGTGCGGCAACGGCAAGGTCGAAATCACCGAGCAGTGCGACGACGGCAACCTCGCCGACGGTGATTGCTGCTCGTCATCGTGCATGTTCGATGCCAACGGAGCGTTCTGCGACGACGGCCTGTTCTGCGACGGCACCGACTCGTGCGATGGCGCCGGCCACTGCAGCAAGCACAGCGGCCAGATCTGTCCGGGTCCGGACGGCGACGCCAACTGCGCCGAGTCGTGCAGCGATGCCGCCGGCGGCTGCACGGGCCCCGACCCGAACGGCAGCCCGTGCGACGACGGCATCTTCTGCAACGGCACCGACACCTGTCTCAATGGAACCTGCAGCGTGCACAGCGGCAACCCGTGCGCCGGCCCGGACGGCGACAGCAACTGCTCGGAATCGTGCAGCGAGCTGAACAAGACGTGCACGGCGCCCGACCCGGACGGCTCGGTGTGCAACGACGGCGTGTTCTGCAACGGCAGCGACCATTGCCTGGGCGGAGCCTGCAACGTTCACAGCGGCAACCCGTGCCCGGGGCCGGACGGAGACGGCAACTGCTCGGAGTCCTGCAACGAGGGCAACAACACGTGCACGGCGCCCGATCCGGACGGCGCGGCATGCAACGACGGCCTGTTCTGCAACGGCACCGACAGCTGCCACAGCGGAAGCTGCAGCGCGCACTCGGGCAGCCCGTGCCCGGGCCCCGACGGAGACGCCAACTGCGCGGAGTCGTGCAACGAGCAGGGCAAGACCTGCAATGCACCCGATCCGAACGGCTCGCCGTGCGAGGACGGGCTGTTCTGCGACGGCACCGACACGTGCCAGAGCGGGCACTGCAGCGCGCATTCGGGCAACCCGTGCCCGGGTCCCGACGGGGACGCCAACTGCTCGGAGACCTGCAGCGAGCCGCTGAAAAGCTGCGAAGGCGCCGATGCGAACGGCTCGCCGTGCAACGACGGCATCTTCTGCAACGGCACCGACAGCTGCCTCAATGGAAGCTGCAGCGTACATTCGGGCAATCCGTGCCCAGGCCCAGACGGCGACGCGAACTGCTCGGAAACGTGCAACGAGCAGACGGCTGCCTGCACGGCTCCCGATCCGGACGGCTCACCGTGCAGCGACGGCTCGTTCTGTGACGGCGCCGACTCGTGCAGCGGCGGTGCCTGCAGCATCCACGCGGGCAACCCGTGCCCCGGCCCCGACGGCGACGCGAACTGCTCGGAATCGTGCGACGAGAACAAACACGCGTGCACGGCGCCGGACCCCGATGGATCCGCGTGCGACGACGGCCTTTTCTGCGACGGCACCGATACCTGCGCCGGCGGCAATTGCAGCCAGCATTCGGCGCCGGCCTGCCCAGGCCCGGACGGTGACAGCGACTGTTCCGAATCGTGCAGCGACAGCGCGGCCGGCTGCACGGGTCCCGATCCGAACGGCAGTCCCTGCGACGACGGCATTTTCTGCAACGGCGCCGACTTCTGCCAGAACGGCGCTTGCAGCGGACATGCCGGCAGTCCCTGTCCGGGCGCCGACGGCGACGGCAACTGCTCGGAGTCGTGCAACGAGAATACCAAGGCCTGTGACGCTCCGGATCCGGACGGCTCGGCGTGCGACGACGGCGTGTTCTGCAACGGCGCCGACAGCTGCGACGGCGGCCTGTGCGGTTTTCATCCGGGCGATCCGTGTCCCGGCCCGAACGGTGACGGCAATTGCTCGCAGTCGTGCAACGAGCAGGCAAAAGCGTGCGAGGGGCCGGATCCGGACGGCTCTGCGTGCGACGATGCGGTTTTCTGCAACGGTGCCGACACCTGCAGCGGCGGTGCATGCAGCGTGCACGCCGGCGATCCGTGTCCCGGCCCCGACGGCGATGGCAATTGCGCCGAATCCTGTGACGAACAGGCAAAAGCCTGTGATGCCCCCGACGCATTCGGCTCGTGGTGCGACGACGGCAACCCTTGCACCGTGACGTCTTCCTGTGATGGTGACGGCAATTGCGCCGGCGGCGCCCCGACCAACTGCAACGACAACGACGACTGCACGACGGACGCGTGCACCAATGGCGGCCTCGGCTGCTCGCACACGCCGATCCCGAATTGTCCCGCCGTGACCTGCGGCGACGTCAACGGCGATTCGAGCATCAAGGCTTCCGATGCGCTGAGCATCCTCAAGGCCGCGGTGGGAGGCACCCAGTGCCAGGGCAAGGTCTGCGTCTGCGACGTCAACTCGAGTGGAACGCTGACGGCTTCCGACGCGCTGCTGGTGCTCAAGTTCTCGGTCGGCATCCAGGTCACCCTCGCCTGCAATTGCTGA
- a CDS encoding beta-ketoacyl synthase chain length factor, translating to MIDVVVSRWSAWAPGIEDESAWQRWAKSPERLRADGVPEAREIPAMLRRRCTPLSRAMLTAAWGATTVDDRERARTVFASRYGSINESVPLLKNIARDERMSPSRFTHTVHNAQSALFSIAAGNRRAASALSARAESFACGFLEAATHLHREPGRPVLLVTGDVPLCEDFHSLIDDPQAVYAVALLLESHGAGTALGFDVRGSDETAVPGVAVAAAEADRRGWSDAAEFLRWMLAGESRLVLPGNGRQWIWTRRGQ from the coding sequence ATGATCGACGTCGTCGTTTCGCGCTGGTCGGCCTGGGCTCCGGGCATCGAAGACGAGAGCGCGTGGCAGCGCTGGGCGAAATCGCCCGAGCGGCTGCGAGCCGACGGAGTACCCGAGGCGCGCGAGATCCCGGCAATGCTGCGCCGCCGCTGCACGCCGCTGTCGCGCGCGATGCTGACCGCGGCCTGGGGTGCGACGACGGTGGATGATCGCGAACGCGCACGCACGGTATTCGCGTCCCGCTACGGCAGCATCAACGAGTCGGTGCCGCTGCTGAAGAACATTGCCCGCGACGAGCGCATGTCGCCGTCGCGCTTCACGCACACGGTGCACAATGCGCAGTCGGCGCTGTTCTCGATCGCGGCGGGGAACCGCCGCGCGGCCAGCGCGCTGTCGGCTCGCGCCGAGTCTTTTGCGTGCGGCTTTCTCGAAGCGGCCACCCACCTGCACCGCGAGCCGGGACGGCCGGTGCTGCTGGTGACGGGAGATGTCCCGCTGTGCGAGGACTTCCACTCGCTGATCGACGATCCTCAGGCGGTCTACGCGGTTGCTCTCCTGCTCGAGTCGCACGGCGCCGGCACCGCGCTCGGGTTCGACGTACGCGGCAGCGACGAAACAGCGGTCCCGGGTGTGGCGGTCGCGGCCGCTGAAGCCGATCGCCGCGGCTGGTCGGACGCAGCGGAATTCCTGCGCTGGATGCTCGCCGGCGAAAGCCGCCTCGTGCTGCCGGGCAACGGCCGCCAGTGGATCTGGACCAGGCGCGGGCAGTAA
- a CDS encoding dienelactone hydrolase family protein: protein MLSDYRATRFSWEGREKSVYVRGQGPAVIVIHEIPGITPKVVRFADWVVEAGFRVYMPLLVGEVGRAPTHLYVLASMAKVCISREFAVLASHRSSPVTNWLRALARHASAETGGGPVGAVGMCFSGNFALSMMMEPSLMAPVLSQPSMPFCIDAARGAALHVSPEELRCVKERCAKGDKVLGLRFKGDFSSPGSKFETLRREIGDAFEGIELEDSCANPDALMKRPHSVLTEHLIDEQGQPTKRAAQRVIEFFGERLRGGAAVAAG from the coding sequence TCTACGTGCGCGGCCAGGGGCCGGCCGTGATCGTGATCCACGAGATCCCAGGCATTACGCCGAAGGTCGTGCGCTTTGCCGACTGGGTGGTCGAAGCGGGCTTCCGCGTCTACATGCCGCTTCTGGTCGGTGAGGTCGGGCGCGCTCCTACCCATCTTTACGTGCTCGCGTCGATGGCGAAGGTCTGCATCAGTCGCGAATTCGCCGTGCTGGCCTCGCACCGCTCCAGTCCGGTCACCAACTGGCTGCGCGCGCTCGCCCGGCACGCGTCGGCGGAGACCGGCGGCGGACCGGTCGGCGCCGTCGGCATGTGCTTCTCCGGCAACTTCGCACTGTCGATGATGATGGAGCCGAGTCTGATGGCGCCGGTGCTTTCCCAGCCGTCGATGCCGTTCTGCATCGACGCGGCCCGCGGTGCGGCGCTGCACGTTTCTCCCGAAGAGCTTCGCTGCGTCAAGGAGCGCTGCGCGAAGGGCGACAAGGTGCTCGGCCTTCGCTTCAAGGGGGACTTCTCGTCGCCTGGCTCCAAGTTCGAGACGCTGCGACGCGAGATCGGCGATGCTTTCGAAGGCATCGAGCTCGAGGATTCCTGCGCGAACCCCGACGCGCTGATGAAACGGCCCCACAGCGTGCTGACCGAGCATCTGATCGACGAACAGGGACAACCGACGAAGCGGGCCGCCCAGCGCGTCATCGAATTCTTCGGCGAACGGCTGCGCGGGGGCGCGGCCGTGGCCGCGGGCTGA
- the fabG gene encoding 3-oxoacyl-ACP reductase FabG, whose translation MSNPVASRRVLVTGASGGIGRAIAIALATDGFDVVVHYRAGRDAAEATAAQVEAVRGRRPPLLAFDVADREQTAAVLAADVKQSGAFWGLVLNAGIHDDAPLPAMKPQAWDRVLRTNLDGFYNVTHPLLMPMVRSHGGGRVVAISSVAALSGNRGQANYAASKAGVIAASKSLAQELAKRHITVNCVAPGLIDTEMIAGAPVDEITKRIPMQRLGRPEEVAATVSFLFSAGAAYITGQVISVNGGML comes from the coding sequence ATGTCGAACCCAGTTGCATCCCGCCGCGTGCTCGTCACCGGCGCCAGTGGCGGCATCGGCCGTGCGATCGCGATCGCGCTGGCGACCGACGGGTTCGATGTCGTCGTGCACTACCGCGCAGGCCGCGACGCCGCCGAAGCGACGGCCGCGCAGGTCGAAGCGGTGCGCGGCCGGCGCCCTCCGCTGCTCGCGTTCGACGTCGCCGACCGCGAGCAGACGGCGGCGGTTCTTGCAGCGGACGTGAAGCAAAGCGGCGCGTTCTGGGGCCTCGTGCTCAACGCGGGCATCCACGACGACGCACCGCTTCCCGCGATGAAACCGCAGGCCTGGGACCGGGTGCTCCGCACCAACCTTGACGGGTTCTACAACGTCACCCATCCTCTGCTGATGCCGATGGTACGAAGTCACGGCGGCGGCCGCGTCGTCGCGATCTCCTCCGTCGCGGCGCTGTCGGGAAACCGCGGGCAGGCCAACTACGCGGCGTCCAAGGCCGGCGTCATCGCGGCGAGCAAGTCGCTGGCGCAGGAGCTCGCCAAGCGCCACATCACCGTCAATTGCGTCGCCCCCGGCCTCATCGACACCGAGATGATCGCCGGCGCTCCGGTCGACGAAATCACCAAGCGCATTCCGATGCAGCGCCTCGGCAGGCCCGAGGAAGTGGCCGCGACGGTGTCATTTCTGTTCTCGGCTGGCGCGGCTTACATCACCGGCCAGGTGATCTCGGTGAACGGGGGAATGTTGTGA
- a CDS encoding beta-ketoacyl-ACP synthase: MKRASASCRLAAVGMANALGNDPDQCWQRLVCGDTSRFVRRAGLAPEREILVAMVDAGLPQLGEEFAEYDCRNNRLAAYVLGQIEAPIRSAIDRFGRGRVAVVAGTSTSGVGDAEEAIRIRERSGALPRRFRSAQLEFGGISEFVSSWLGVTGPSFTLSTACSSGARALASARALLAMGVADAVVCGATDTICGLTCNGFSSLGLVCEELTNPCSLHRCGLTLGEAGAFFVVEREEGGVQLVGVGESSEAHHMSAPDPDGAGALSAMRSALEDAGLAPEDIAYLNIHGTGTPANDAMECRAISALFGERTPVSSTKPLTGHTLGAAGATEAAFCAQILERRDGDELLLPPHRWDAAADPALPRLDFVGDARRARVGPTAWLMSNSFGFGGNNCTLVLAASRP, translated from the coding sequence ATGAAGCGAGCCTCCGCTTCGTGCCGCCTTGCCGCAGTCGGCATGGCCAACGCGCTCGGCAACGATCCCGACCAGTGCTGGCAGCGCCTCGTCTGCGGCGACACTTCGCGCTTCGTGCGGCGCGCCGGGCTCGCGCCCGAACGAGAAATTCTCGTCGCAATGGTCGATGCCGGGCTGCCGCAGCTCGGCGAGGAATTTGCCGAATACGACTGCCGCAACAATCGCCTCGCCGCGTACGTGCTCGGCCAGATCGAAGCGCCGATCCGCAGCGCGATCGATCGTTTCGGCCGCGGCCGCGTCGCGGTCGTCGCGGGCACCAGTACCTCCGGCGTCGGCGACGCCGAAGAAGCGATCCGCATTCGCGAGCGCAGCGGAGCCTTGCCGCGACGATTCCGCTCGGCGCAGCTGGAGTTCGGCGGGATCTCCGAGTTCGTATCGAGCTGGCTCGGGGTGACCGGACCGTCGTTCACGCTCTCGACGGCGTGCTCTTCCGGGGCGAGGGCCCTGGCCTCTGCACGCGCGCTGCTGGCCATGGGGGTTGCCGACGCGGTGGTCTGCGGTGCGACCGACACGATCTGCGGGCTCACCTGCAACGGCTTCAGCTCCCTCGGCCTCGTCTGCGAAGAGCTGACCAATCCCTGCAGCCTGCACCGCTGCGGTCTCACGCTCGGGGAGGCCGGTGCGTTCTTCGTCGTCGAGCGCGAGGAGGGCGGCGTGCAACTCGTCGGCGTCGGCGAATCGAGCGAGGCGCACCACATGTCGGCGCCGGATCCGGACGGCGCCGGCGCGCTTTCGGCAATGCGATCGGCGCTCGAGGACGCAGGCCTGGCGCCCGAAGATATCGCCTACCTCAACATCCACGGTACCGGTACCCCGGCCAACGATGCCATGGAGTGCCGTGCGATCTCCGCGCTGTTCGGCGAGCGCACCCCGGTAAGCTCGACCAAGCCGCTGACGGGCCATACGCTCGGCGCGGCGGGAGCTACCGAGGCCGCCTTCTGCGCGCAGATTCTCGAGCGTCGCGACGGCGACGAGCTGCTGCTGCCGCCTCACCGCTGGGATGCGGCGGCCGATCCGGCCCTGCCTCGCCTCGATTTCGTCGGCGATGCGCGTCGCGCCCGCGTCGGTCCGACCGCGTGGCTCATGAGCAACTCGTTCGGATTCGGCGGCAACAACTGCACGCTGGTGCTGGCGGCGTCACGGCCATGA
- a CDS encoding MipA/OmpV family protein, giving the protein MTAAFVALSLMATTMPVAAEERPKWELGVGGVFYGQPDYTGSDQYRFHALPFPWIVYRGPRLRLDRESIQTKIFAADFVHLDLSAGGQVPVNSSRNDRRRGMPDLDWIAELGPTLIFPVRQSGDGRHTLQVDVPVRIALAIDTDNFSYEGFVASPKLVYRYEPEAWRLEANAGLEFASDDYDQYVYGVAPRFATTTRRAYGADGGYAGVRLAAGVSRYFGPFYAGLFVRYVNLDGASFENSPLVATRSAVVGGIAIGWVWLKSSEMVPVGAEANVAARKARAPAAPPEGSRAPAAPPEGSRASATPSEDSAAPPEHSHAPAASPAPAKIDSAARPAG; this is encoded by the coding sequence ATGACGGCTGCGTTCGTTGCTCTCTCGCTGATGGCAACGACGATGCCGGTCGCGGCCGAGGAGCGTCCCAAGTGGGAGCTCGGAGTCGGCGGCGTGTTTTACGGGCAGCCCGATTACACCGGTTCCGACCAGTACCGTTTCCACGCGTTGCCGTTCCCGTGGATCGTCTATCGCGGGCCGCGTCTTCGCCTCGACCGCGAATCGATCCAGACGAAGATCTTCGCCGCCGATTTCGTGCACCTGGACCTGTCGGCGGGCGGCCAGGTTCCCGTCAACAGCAGCAGGAACGACCGGCGCCGCGGCATGCCGGATCTCGACTGGATCGCCGAGCTCGGACCGACGCTGATCTTCCCGGTCCGCCAGTCCGGCGACGGCCGGCACACGCTGCAGGTGGACGTTCCGGTTCGCATCGCGCTGGCGATCGATACCGACAACTTTTCGTACGAAGGCTTCGTTGCCAGTCCCAAGCTCGTCTACCGCTACGAGCCGGAAGCCTGGCGCCTGGAGGCCAATGCCGGGCTCGAGTTCGCGAGCGACGATTACGACCAGTACGTCTACGGCGTTGCGCCACGCTTCGCGACGACGACCCGCCGCGCTTACGGCGCAGATGGCGGCTATGCAGGAGTGCGCCTGGCCGCCGGCGTCAGTCGCTACTTCGGTCCTTTTTACGCCGGTCTGTTCGTTCGCTACGTCAACCTGGACGGCGCGAGCTTCGAGAACAGTCCGCTGGTGGCGACGCGCAGCGCAGTCGTCGGAGGCATTGCGATCGGCTGGGTGTGGCTGAAATCGAGCGAGATGGTTCCGGTAGGCGCGGAGGCCAACGTTGCGGCGCGAAAGGCGCGAGCGCCAGCCGCGCCGCCAGAAGGCTCGCGAGCGCCAGCCGCGCCGCCGGAAGGCTCCCGGGCGTCAGCCACGCCGTCCGAAGACTCCGCCGCGCCGCCCGAACATTCGCACGCGCCCGCCGCTTCTCCCGCGCCCGCGAAAATCGATTCCGCAGCGAGGCCGGCCGGATGA